The following proteins are co-located in the Halarcobacter sp. genome:
- a CDS encoding YgiQ family radical SAM protein, translated as MFLPTTKEEMNKRGWSQCDVILVSGDAYIDSPFIGVAVVGRILEALGFKVGIIGQPDVRNDDIKRLGEPRLYWGVSGGSIDSMVSNYTATKKFRNIDDYTPGGTNDKRPDRATLVYTNLIRRHYKDTAPIVLGGIEASLRRVTHYDFWSNKLRKPVLFDAKADYLIYGMGEMAIREFTTALDKGLDPKKVRGVCYISKEPVEDYIQLPSHDECLKDKEKYIDLFDDFYKNNDPINAKGLCQKVDTRYAIQNPPCDYLDENEMDEVASYKYERDLHPYHKPQGKVKCLETVKFSIQTHHGCWGECNFCAIGVHQGRTIRTRSEKNILWEAKEFTKDKSFKGIISDVGGPTANMYGYECGKKLKKGTCDDIRCVDYDRLCKVMKVDHSRHLKLLRDIRQVPGVKKAFVASGLRYDFIPADKKHGYEYLKELVNHHISGQMKVAPEHTSDRVLKLMGKPGKQPLIEFKKMYDRLNKEAGKKQFLTYYLIAAHPGCEEKDMHELKQFTTHELKMNPEQAQVFTPTPGTYSSVMYYTELDPVTRKKIYVEKDRVRKEKQKNIVIDKKYYQRRNKSSAGMQS; from the coding sequence ATGTTTTTACCTACAACAAAAGAAGAGATGAATAAAAGAGGCTGGAGCCAATGTGATGTGATTTTAGTATCAGGAGATGCTTATATAGATTCTCCTTTTATTGGAGTTGCTGTTGTTGGAAGAATCCTAGAAGCATTAGGCTTCAAAGTTGGGATTATTGGACAGCCAGATGTAAGAAATGATGATATAAAAAGATTAGGAGAACCTAGACTTTACTGGGGAGTTAGTGGTGGAAGTATTGATTCAATGGTATCAAACTATACCGCTACAAAAAAATTTAGAAATATAGATGATTATACTCCTGGTGGAACAAATGACAAAAGACCTGATAGGGCAACATTAGTATATACAAATCTTATTAGAAGACATTATAAAGATACTGCACCAATAGTTTTAGGTGGTATTGAGGCTAGTTTAAGAAGAGTTACCCATTATGACTTTTGGTCAAACAAATTACGAAAACCTGTACTTTTTGATGCAAAAGCTGATTATCTTATTTATGGTATGGGTGAGATGGCAATTAGAGAATTCACTACAGCTTTAGATAAAGGATTAGATCCAAAAAAAGTTCGAGGAGTTTGTTATATTTCTAAAGAGCCAGTTGAAGATTATATCCAACTTCCTAGCCATGATGAGTGTTTAAAAGATAAAGAAAAATATATAGATCTTTTTGATGATTTCTATAAAAACAATGACCCAATAAATGCAAAAGGTCTTTGCCAAAAAGTAGATACAAGATATGCTATTCAAAATCCTCCATGTGATTATTTAGATGAAAATGAGATGGATGAAGTTGCTTCATATAAATATGAAAGGGATTTACATCCATATCATAAACCTCAAGGAAAAGTAAAATGTTTAGAAACTGTTAAGTTTTCTATTCAAACTCACCATGGGTGTTGGGGTGAGTGTAACTTCTGTGCTATTGGTGTTCATCAAGGAAGAACAATACGTACAAGAAGTGAAAAGAATATTCTTTGGGAAGCAAAAGAGTTTACAAAAGATAAAAGTTTTAAAGGTATTATTTCTGACGTTGGTGGACCAACAGCAAATATGTATGGATATGAATGTGGTAAAAAACTTAAAAAAGGTACTTGTGATGATATAAGATGTGTTGATTATGATAGACTTTGTAAAGTTATGAAAGTTGACCATAGTAGACACCTTAAGCTTTTAAGAGATATTAGACAAGTACCGGGTGTAAAAAAAGCTTTTGTTGCTTCTGGTTTGAGGTATGATTTTATCCCAGCCGATAAAAAGCATGGATATGAGTATTTAAAAGAGTTAGTAAATCATCATATTAGTGGACAAATGAAAGTTGCCCCTGAACACACCTCTGATAGAGTTCTAAAACTTATGGGAAAACCAGGGAAACAGCCCTTAATAGAGTTTAAAAAAATGTATGATAGACTAAATAAAGAAGCTGGGAAAAAACAGTTTTTAACATATTATTTAATTGCAGCTCATCCTGGATGTGAAGAGAAAGATATGCATGAGTTGAAGCAGTTTACAACCCATGAATTGAAAATGAATCCTGAACAAGCACAGGTCTTCACTCCAACACCTGGAACTTACTCTTCTGTTATGTATTATACAGAGTTAGATCCAGTTACAAGAAAAAAAATATATGTTGAAAAAGATAGAGTTAGAAAAGAGAAACAAAAAAATATAGTAATCGACAAGAAGTATTATCAAAGACGTAATAAATCAAGTGCAGGAATGCAAAGTTAA
- a CDS encoding thioredoxin family protein translates to MRKVLLSLFVLICTNLFAISEDLVNELAYETTYSKALIKAKKENKSIMMFIVQDSCPWCRKMEKQTLKKSNIASLIKRDFIPLIVDEASNNYPKKFQAKVFPTTYFINKNEEIVSKVLGYKNKKEFYYILKEASSK, encoded by the coding sequence ATGAGAAAAGTTTTATTATCATTGTTTGTACTTATTTGTACAAATCTATTTGCTATTTCAGAAGATTTAGTTAATGAATTAGCTTATGAAACAACTTATTCTAAAGCTTTAATAAAAGCTAAAAAAGAGAATAAATCTATAATGATGTTTATTGTTCAAGATTCTTGTCCTTGGTGTAGAAAAATGGAAAAACAAACTTTAAAAAAATCAAATATTGCTTCTTTGATAAAAAGAGATTTTATCCCATTAATTGTTGATGAAGCATCAAATAATTATCCTAAAAAATTCCAAGCAAAAGTGTTTCCTACAACTTATTTTATAAATAAAAATGAAGAGATTGTTTCAAAAGTATTAGGTTATAAAAATAAAAAAGAGTTCTATTATATTTTAAAAGAGGCAAGTAGTAAATGA
- a CDS encoding adenylate kinase translates to MKKLFLIIGAPGSGKTTDAELIAEKHKKITHYSTGDMFRAEIASGSQRGAVIESCVSKGNLVPIDIAIETILSAIKSAPTDIVIIDGYPRSVEQMTELNKYLETETEVELVNTIEVVVSEEVARNRVLGRARGADDNVEVFNNRMNVYTEPLKDIQEFYSNKGILKKIDGERTIAEIVSEIDQFIQSKI, encoded by the coding sequence ATGAAAAAGCTTTTTTTAATCATTGGAGCCCCTGGTTCTGGAAAGACTACTGATGCAGAATTGATTGCTGAGAAACATAAAAAAATCACACATTATTCAACTGGAGATATGTTTAGAGCTGAGATTGCTAGTGGCTCACAAAGAGGTGCAGTAATTGAGTCTTGTGTATCAAAAGGAAATCTTGTACCAATTGACATTGCTATTGAAACAATATTAAGTGCTATAAAAAGTGCTCCAACAGATATTGTTATAATTGATGGTTATCCAAGAAGTGTTGAACAAATGACAGAATTAAATAAATATTTAGAAACAGAAACAGAAGTTGAATTAGTTAATACTATAGAAGTGGTAGTTTCTGAAGAGGTTGCAAGAAATAGAGTTTTAGGTCGTGCAAGAGGTGCAGATGACAATGTTGAGGTCTTTAATAACAGAATGAATGTTTATACTGAACCACTAAAAGATATTCAAGAATTTTATTCAAATAAAGGTATTTTGAAAAAAATTGATGGTGAGAGAACAATTGCGGAAATTGTTTCTGAAATAGATCAATTTATCCAATCGAAAATATAA
- a CDS encoding molybdopterin-binding protein: MMNKEVNFYSVIIGTELLNGRRKDAHFTFLNEQLLKRGWTHKASFVIEDDTKLMENIYKLIKADENSVMFSYGGIGATPDDYTRQVAAKVFTDGKMEYHEKSKELIINQFGDEAYPHRVNMAHLPINAKLLKNVVNNVPGFYLEDRFFFTPGFPSMSQSMVVEALDKHYEKNRLQKYRKSLTAYCGENDLIDIMKTVPVEVELSSLPKIIDEKRMVVISLNGIDETLVNKYFSKFVDFLEKNSVKYLLKDISK, translated from the coding sequence ATAATGAATAAAGAAGTTAATTTTTATTCTGTAATAATTGGTACAGAATTATTAAACGGACGAAGAAAAGATGCTCATTTTACATTTTTAAATGAACAATTATTAAAAAGAGGTTGGACACATAAAGCTTCTTTTGTAATTGAAGATGATACAAAATTGATGGAAAATATCTATAAACTTATTAAAGCTGATGAAAACTCTGTTATGTTTTCTTATGGTGGAATCGGTGCTACACCAGACGATTATACAAGACAAGTAGCTGCAAAAGTTTTTACTGATGGGAAAATGGAATACCATGAGAAATCAAAAGAGTTAATAATAAATCAATTTGGAGATGAAGCTTATCCTCATAGAGTGAATATGGCACATCTTCCAATAAATGCAAAACTTCTTAAAAATGTAGTAAATAACGTACCGGGATTTTATTTAGAAGATAGATTTTTCTTTACTCCAGGTTTCCCTTCAATGAGTCAATCAATGGTTGTTGAAGCTTTAGATAAACATTATGAAAAAAATAGATTACAAAAATATAGAAAATCGTTAACTGCTTACTGTGGAGAAAATGATTTGATAGATATTATGAAAACAGTGCCAGTTGAAGTTGAATTATCCTCTTTACCTAAAATTATAGATGAAAAAAGGATGGTAGTAATCTCTTTAAATGGAATAGATGAAACTCTTGTTAATAAGTATTTCTCAAAATTTGTAGATTTTTTAGAAAAAAATTCTGTAAAATATCTTCTTAAAGATATAAGTAAATAA
- a CDS encoding 2OG-Fe(II) oxygenase yields the protein MNPKQLEQISNYVYCDSFLNSLDIETKLLPNPYHDYPFLVIKNFFSKDICDEIVNSKIKDNDAIDAKVKSENYENHIDKNIRKTKIYKLDKKYRTLYNKMFKLYQSKIEQYFNIALTTSTKIQVLEYKKDSFYVAHSDDSNMIMDNDKLIGFKCVVPNRKLTSVLFATSYDNNSSFNTFSGGELVFNYLYDKDGNQINFKPEAGDMVLFLSNPYFTHEVLKVKEGYRLSIVQWHDALVV from the coding sequence ATGAATCCAAAACAGCTTGAACAAATAAGCAATTATGTTTATTGTGATAGTTTTTTAAACTCACTTGACATTGAAACAAAACTACTTCCTAATCCTTATCATGATTATCCATTTTTGGTAATCAAAAACTTTTTTTCAAAAGATATTTGTGATGAGATTGTTAATTCAAAAATAAAAGACAATGATGCAATTGATGCAAAAGTTAAATCTGAAAATTATGAAAATCATATTGATAAAAATATTAGAAAAACAAAAATTTATAAACTAGATAAAAAATATAGAACTCTTTATAATAAAATGTTTAAACTTTATCAATCAAAAATAGAGCAATATTTTAATATCGCACTTACAACAAGTACAAAAATACAAGTCTTAGAGTATAAAAAAGATTCTTTTTATGTTGCTCATAGTGACGATTCGAATATGATTATGGATAATGATAAACTTATTGGATTTAAATGTGTTGTACCAAATAGGAAACTGACAAGTGTTCTTTTTGCAACTTCTTATGATAATAATTCCTCTTTTAATACTTTTAGTGGTGGTGAATTAGTATTTAATTATTTATATGACAAAGATGGAAATCAAATAAATTTTAAGCCTGAAGCAGGAGATATGGTACTTTTTTTAAGTAACCCCTATTTTACCCATGAAGTTTTAAAAGTAAAAGAGGGGTATAGATTATCAATTGTACAATGGCATGATGCTTTAGTTGTTTAA
- a CDS encoding sensor domain-containing diguanylate cyclase: MSGYSKKELIGKSHNIVRHPDMSSSIYEELWKTIKRGEVWSGEIKNKKKNGDFYWVNVKIEPIYDAFGEVMGYQSVRFDITDKKLVEELSLTDSLLGIYNRRKFNEIIDYQFTVWRRFKEPFSLIFIDLDDFKSVNDLYGHNQGDRVLIEFTNVINKTIRDVDSFCRWGGEEFLIICPYTDVEGVQVLAQKARTELENYTFTDIGQKTASFGVATVNEKDTIDTLIKRADEALYKAKKLGKNRVEFL; this comes from the coding sequence ATTAGTGGATATAGTAAAAAAGAGTTAATAGGAAAATCTCATAACATTGTTAGACATCCTGATATGTCCTCTTCTATATATGAAGAGTTGTGGAAAACTATAAAAAGAGGTGAAGTCTGGTCAGGTGAAATAAAGAATAAGAAAAAAAACGGGGATTTTTATTGGGTAAATGTAAAGATAGAGCCAATATATGATGCTTTTGGTGAAGTTATGGGGTATCAATCTGTTAGGTTTGATATAACAGATAAAAAGCTTGTTGAGGAGTTGTCTTTAACCGATTCTTTATTAGGTATTTATAATAGACGAAAATTTAATGAAATAATTGATTATCAATTTACTGTATGGAGAAGATTTAAAGAACCATTTAGTTTAATTTTTATTGATTTAGATGATTTTAAATCAGTGAATGATTTATATGGACACAATCAAGGTGATAGAGTGTTAATTGAGTTTACAAATGTTATAAATAAAACTATCAGAGATGTAGATAGCTTTTGTAGATGGGGTGGAGAAGAATTTCTTATAATCTGTCCTTACACTGATGTAGAAGGAGTTCAAGTTTTAGCTCAAAAAGCAAGAACAGAACTAGAAAATTATACTTTTACTGATATTGGACAAAAAACTGCAAGTTTTGGTGTCGCAACAGTAAATGAAAAAGATACTATAGATACTTTGATAAAAAGAGCAGATGAAGCCCTATATAAAGCAAAAAAGCTTGGTAAAAATAGAGTTGAATTTTTATAA
- a CDS encoding zinc transporter ZntB: protein MSQKGLVHALVFDKKGSAKEISYEHLKNYEYDDGLLLWVHFVYSSSEANEWIAEYSGIDPIAVEALLTDETRPRTTILDENILIALRGVNLNPNSDPEDMISIRLYISENLIISTKKRDLLSVKDIVNSLNHNKGPINSSEFLVAIADRLTCRMEGTIDNIQDNASEIEELVIESNSLELRTKISTIRREAIALRRYLSPQREAIYTLYHAKISWINDYDKIQLREINDQLIRYVEELDSINDKVALVQDELTNKVTEQMNKRMYLLSIISAIFLPLGFLTGLLGINVGGIPGAENTNSFMIFTVFLLVMGVLQYYLLKKFKWI from the coding sequence ATGAGTCAAAAGGGTTTAGTTCATGCATTAGTATTTGATAAAAAAGGTTCAGCAAAAGAGATCTCTTATGAACACTTAAAAAATTATGAATATGATGATGGTTTATTATTATGGGTACATTTTGTTTATTCAAGTTCTGAAGCAAATGAATGGATAGCAGAATACAGTGGAATTGACCCTATTGCTGTTGAAGCTTTATTAACAGATGAAACAAGACCAAGAACAACAATTCTTGATGAAAATATTTTAATTGCATTAAGGGGAGTAAATCTTAATCCTAATTCTGACCCTGAGGATATGATTTCTATTAGGTTATATATAAGTGAAAATCTAATTATCAGTACAAAAAAAAGAGATTTATTATCTGTAAAAGATATTGTTAATAGTCTAAATCATAACAAAGGACCTATAAATAGTTCAGAGTTTTTAGTTGCTATTGCAGATAGGTTAACTTGTAGAATGGAAGGGACAATTGACAATATTCAAGATAATGCTTCAGAGATTGAGGAATTAGTTATAGAATCAAATAGTTTAGAACTTAGAACAAAAATTTCAACTATTAGAAGAGAAGCTATTGCTTTAAGAAGATATCTATCTCCTCAAAGAGAAGCTATATATACTTTGTATCATGCGAAGATTTCATGGATAAATGATTATGATAAGATTCAATTAAGAGAGATAAATGACCAACTAATAAGATATGTAGAAGAGTTAGATTCAATTAATGATAAAGTTGCTTTAGTTCAAGATGAATTGACAAATAAGGTTACTGAACAGATGAATAAAAGAATGTATCTTTTATCTATTATTTCTGCAATATTTTTACCACTTGGATTTTTAACAGGTCTTTTGGGTATAAATGTAGGAGGAATTCCAGGAGCTGAAAATACAAACTCTTTTATGATTTTTACTGTGTTTTTATTAGTGATGGGTGTACTACAATACTATTTATTAAAAAAATTTAAATGGATTTAA
- the mgtE gene encoding magnesium transporter has protein sequence MDELKVKDVKDLLLEAIEDYKAGNSEVHPYDLAKELEKLRDLDEKEYEYICKKIPSELFAEMLCEMPSYIQEEITEVISDKKIANITSKMDSDDASELIYNISQKDEELAQTILSKLDDKDKKIIERLNSYEDDEAGSYMQSELFSATLDEDIGTAIKRLKKLKEDDLLDNIFHVFLVDKNGKLIGGLGLEELILYEKEQKFNEIPEDKITNYSSSHKSDISEVVEMFTHYNLSALAIVDDNGKLLGRITHDDIHDVIQEQDTKQLYSLAGVNDDAEHEESIYLIGRKRAIWLGINLITAILASIVIGLFDATIQSLVALAVLMPIVASMGGNAGTQTLTVTVRQMALGEISYEDAKKTISKEVLISLANGFIFAFIIGFIAFFWFKIPLLGLVIALSMVINLLGAGFFGAVIPILLEKFDIDPAIGSTVILTTVTDVVGFFSFLGLATVILL, from the coding sequence ATGGATGAGTTAAAAGTTAAAGATGTGAAAGATTTATTATTAGAAGCTATTGAGGATTATAAAGCAGGTAACTCTGAAGTACACCCTTATGATTTAGCAAAAGAGTTAGAAAAGTTAAGAGATTTAGATGAAAAAGAGTATGAGTATATTTGTAAGAAGATTCCAAGTGAACTTTTTGCAGAGATGCTTTGTGAAATGCCTAGTTATATCCAAGAAGAGATTACAGAGGTTATAAGTGATAAGAAAATTGCAAATATTACATCAAAAATGGATAGTGATGATGCTTCTGAACTTATTTATAATATTTCACAAAAAGATGAAGAATTAGCACAAACAATTTTATCAAAACTTGATGATAAAGATAAAAAGATAATTGAAAGATTAAACTCTTATGAAGATGATGAAGCTGGTTCATATATGCAAAGTGAGTTGTTTAGTGCAACTTTGGATGAAGATATAGGAACAGCAATAAAAAGATTAAAAAAATTAAAAGAAGATGATTTATTAGATAATATTTTCCATGTTTTCTTAGTTGATAAAAATGGAAAGCTAATAGGTGGACTGGGATTAGAAGAGTTAATTCTTTATGAAAAAGAACAAAAATTCAATGAAATACCTGAAGATAAAATAACAAACTATTCTTCAAGTCATAAAAGTGATATAAGTGAAGTTGTTGAGATGTTCACCCACTATAATTTAAGTGCTTTAGCTATTGTTGATGATAATGGAAAATTATTGGGAAGAATTACTCATGATGATATTCATGATGTTATTCAAGAACAAGATACCAAACAATTATACTCTTTAGCAGGGGTTAATGATGATGCAGAACACGAAGAGAGTATATATTTAATTGGTAGAAAAAGAGCAATATGGTTAGGAATAAACTTAATTACAGCTATTTTAGCTTCAATTGTTATAGGCTTATTTGATGCAACTATACAATCTTTAGTGGCACTTGCAGTTTTAATGCCAATTGTTGCATCAATGGGTGGAAATGCAGGAACACAAACATTAACAGTAACAGTAAGACAGATGGCTTTGGGTGAGATTAGTTATGAAGATGCTAAAAAAACTATAAGTAAAGAGGTTTTAATCTCTTTAGCAAATGGATTTATTTTTGCTTTTATCATAGGTTTTATCGCATTTTTTTGGTTTAAAATTCCTCTTTTAGGATTAGTAATTGCTTTATCGATGGTAATAAATCTCTTGGGTGCAGGTTTTTTTGGTGCAGTTATACCTATACTTTTAGAAAAATTTGATATTGACCCAGCTATTGGTTCAACAGTGATTTTAACAACAGTAACAGATGTAGTTGGTTTTTTTAGTTTCTTAGGACTAGCAACAGTAATTTTATTGTAG
- a CDS encoding succinylglutamate desuccinylase/aspartoacylase family protein: protein MDKSNDKFILSGKEIEKGTITTLHIELPKLYQTPATLPIKIIRGKRTGPTIFISAAIHGDELNGIEIIRRFKKLNILKRVKGTIILIPIVNIYGVMTLSRYMPDRRDLNRSFPGTKKGSLASRVAKTFFDEIVKKCDFGIDLHTASIHKSNLPQIRANINDEFTFKLAKAFEAPVILHSELRDGSLREAAQEDDIPILLYEAGEALRFDETSIRIGVKGIVNVLRELEMIPKTTVKRKRLPIITKSSQWIRATESGILRTIKRLGETVHENEIIAYIDDTLDDESFEIKAQFDGVIIGKSEIPLVQEGDAIFHIAKFKNLETAENKIEYFNENAIENSEFIELNKEEIIE from the coding sequence TTGGATAAAAGTAATGATAAATTTATATTGTCTGGTAAAGAGATTGAAAAAGGTACTATAACTACTTTACATATTGAACTTCCAAAACTTTATCAAACTCCAGCAACTCTTCCTATAAAAATTATTAGAGGGAAGAGAACTGGTCCAACTATATTTATAAGTGCAGCTATTCATGGAGATGAATTAAATGGTATAGAGATTATTAGAAGATTTAAAAAATTAAATATCCTAAAAAGAGTCAAAGGAACAATAATATTAATCCCAATAGTAAATATATATGGGGTTATGACCTTGTCAAGATATATGCCAGATAGGAGAGATTTAAATAGGTCTTTTCCTGGTACAAAAAAAGGTTCTCTAGCAAGTCGCGTTGCAAAAACTTTTTTTGATGAAATTGTTAAAAAATGTGATTTTGGAATTGATCTACATACTGCATCTATTCACAAATCTAATCTTCCTCAAATAAGAGCAAATATAAATGATGAATTTACTTTTAAATTGGCAAAAGCTTTTGAAGCTCCTGTAATTCTTCACTCTGAATTAAGAGATGGTTCATTAAGAGAAGCAGCTCAAGAGGATGATATCCCTATTCTTCTTTATGAAGCAGGGGAAGCACTAAGATTTGATGAAACTTCTATTAGAATAGGAGTAAAAGGTATTGTAAATGTTTTAAGAGAATTGGAAATGATACCTAAAACAACTGTAAAAAGAAAAAGACTTCCAATAATTACAAAAAGCAGTCAATGGATTAGAGCAACAGAGAGTGGAATTTTAAGAACTATTAAAAGACTTGGTGAAACGGTACATGAAAATGAGATAATTGCTTATATTGACGACACTTTAGATGATGAGAGTTTTGAAATTAAAGCACAATTTGATGGAGTTATTATCGGTAAATCTGAGATACCTCTTGTACAAGAAGGGGATGCTATTTTCCATATTGCAAAATTTAAGAACCTAGAAACTGCCGAAAATAAAATTGAATACTTTAATGAAAATGCTATTGAAAATAGTGAATTTATAGAATTAAATAAAGAAGAGATTATCGAATAA
- the rimK gene encoding 30S ribosomal protein S6--L-glutamate ligase: protein MLVYILSRNSELYSTKRLVEAAEQREWEVRVIDYLKCSIEIMKGELKINYLGKELPKPDAIIPRIGASRTFYGTAMVRHFEMMDVFSVTGSLAIKRSRDKLRSLQILSKNGVDMPKTVFASNKSSAKDVIALSGGTPLVLKILEGTQGVGVVLVETLKAAKSVLDAFYGMDVNLLVQEFIEEAGGADIRVFIVDGEVVGAMKRQGAEGDFRSNLHQGGSASAHKLTRKEKSTALAAAKAMGLGVCGVDMIPSSRGPLVMEVNSSPGLEGIEKSTNIDIAGKIMDFIEKNASPEVDDEEKPKRKRRIKKDNIGA, encoded by the coding sequence ATGTTAGTATATATTTTATCAAGAAATTCGGAATTGTATTCAACAAAAAGACTTGTTGAAGCAGCTGAGCAAAGAGAATGGGAAGTAAGAGTAATAGATTATTTAAAATGTAGTATTGAGATAATGAAAGGTGAACTAAAAATAAATTATTTAGGTAAAGAGTTACCAAAACCTGATGCAATTATTCCTAGAATTGGTGCAAGTAGAACTTTTTATGGTACGGCTATGGTTAGACACTTTGAGATGATGGATGTATTTAGTGTAACAGGAAGTTTAGCAATAAAAAGAAGTAGAGACAAATTAAGAAGTTTACAAATATTATCAAAAAATGGTGTTGATATGCCAAAAACTGTATTTGCATCAAATAAATCTAGTGCAAAAGATGTTATTGCTTTAAGTGGGGGAACACCATTAGTTTTAAAAATTCTTGAAGGTACTCAAGGAGTTGGAGTTGTACTAGTTGAAACACTTAAAGCAGCAAAATCAGTACTTGATGCTTTTTATGGTATGGATGTAAATCTACTTGTTCAAGAGTTTATTGAAGAAGCAGGTGGAGCAGATATTAGAGTATTTATTGTTGATGGCGAAGTTGTTGGAGCAATGAAAAGACAAGGTGCAGAAGGAGACTTTAGATCAAATCTACACCAAGGTGGAAGTGCAAGTGCACACAAACTAACTAGAAAAGAAAAAAGTACAGCTTTAGCAGCAGCAAAGGCTATGGGGCTTGGAGTTTGTGGAGTTGACATGATACCTTCATCAAGAGGTCCACTTGTTATGGAAGTTAACTCTTCTCCTGGACTAGAGGGTATAGAGAAATCAACAAATATTGACATTGCAGGTAAAATCATGGACTTTATCGAAAAGAATGCTTCACCTGAAGTTGATGATGAAGAGAAACCAAAAAGAAAAAGAAGAATAAAAAAAGATAATATTGGAGCATAA
- a CDS encoding RimK/LysX family protein has product MKEKKIVGRKEIISILDLNLIDLDAKVDTGADSNALHCDDITIHNDSVEFTLLDEVHPSYHGKRMKLPIYKIKKVKSSNGQVQLRPSIKVSVEFMGKHYKSVISLTNRADMKFPMLIGRRFLNDRFLVDVSQEYISKKKKEL; this is encoded by the coding sequence ATGAAAGAAAAAAAAATTGTTGGAAGAAAAGAGATAATCTCTATTTTAGATTTAAATCTAATTGACTTAGATGCAAAAGTTGACACAGGAGCAGATTCAAATGCTTTACATTGTGATGATATTACAATTCATAATGATAGTGTAGAGTTTACCCTTTTAGATGAAGTTCATCCATCTTATCACGGGAAAAGGATGAAATTACCAATATATAAGATAAAAAAAGTTAAAAGTTCAAATGGACAAGTACAATTAAGGCCTTCTATAAAAGTTAGTGTTGAGTTTATGGGGAAACATTATAAAAGTGTTATTTCACTAACAAATAGAGCAGATATGAAGTTTCCAATGCTTATAGGAAGGCGTTTTTTAAATGATAGATTTTTAGTTGATGTTTCACAAGAATATATAAGTAAAAAGAAGAAGGAACTATAA
- a CDS encoding tetratricopeptide repeat protein, with protein sequence MKTLFFLLFILSHMYSYTFEQVKEFEKNNSTLKSISLYKKLIEKNNTNAMFHLAKIYIQGKEIQKNINEAKKLLEKASELNHNKSSYLLGKLYLSKKTHFHNLAKAYNSFVKAANNEYAPAQNMVGQFLVNGIAVEKDYKLAVKLFEKASKQNYIDAQCNLAFMYASGKGVFPNFGRAHQFAKKGKELGNKKCIKVWNDFNLAKYPEDKGWKFNFYTNPEN encoded by the coding sequence ATGAAAACTTTATTTTTTCTACTTTTTATACTTAGTCACATGTATTCATATACCTTTGAGCAAGTAAAAGAGTTTGAGAAAAATAATAGCACATTAAAATCAATCTCTTTATACAAAAAACTAATTGAAAAAAATAACACCAATGCAATGTTTCATTTAGCAAAAATATATATTCAAGGTAAAGAGATACAAAAAAATATAAATGAAGCAAAAAAACTTTTAGAAAAGGCAAGTGAACTAAACCACAATAAATCATCTTATCTTTTAGGAAAACTTTATTTATCTAAAAAAACACATTTTCATAATTTAGCAAAAGCTTACAATAGTTTTGTAAAAGCAGCCAATAATGAATATGCCCCAGCACAAAATATGGTTGGACAATTTCTAGTAAATGGGATTGCCGTTGAAAAAGATTATAAATTAGCAGTAAAACTGTTTGAAAAAGCTTCTAAACAAAACTACATTGATGCACAATGTAATCTAGCTTTTATGTATGCAAGTGGAAAAGGTGTATTCCCAAACTTTGGTAGAGCTCATCAATTTGCCAAAAAAGGGAAAGAACTTGGCAATAAAAAATGTATAAAAGTTTGGAACGATTTTAATCTTGCAAAGTATCCAGAAGACAAAGGCTGGAAATTTAATTTCTATACTAATCCCGAAAACTAG